The genomic region TCCCACAACATGGTCCACCGTCTCTCTCCTGGCAGAAACCATTAATATGGGCAGTCTTGATGTGGAGGGGTGACTGCGCAAACATCGGCATACCTCCAAACCATCCACTTTTGGTAACATAACATCAAGTATAATTAAGTCCGGTGGCTCTTGTTGGGCTAAACGTAAGCCCTCTTCCCCGTCCAAGGCAGTAATGACCCGGTGATTGTCTTTTTCCAAATTATATTTGATTAACTCGAGAATATTGGTTTCATCATCTACTACCAGAATCTTAGCCATTGGTTGACACCACCTCTTTTGTTAACTTACTTAAATTATATTGCTTGATTGTTAAACCTCGCCTAATTAGATATTAAATTGTTATTAAGTTAAACCCCCTATTTGAAAAAATTAAATTCTTTTAACGGATGATTAACCATCCCCTAAGGGAAGTGATATAAAATAGTAACAAACCAATAGTATGGCTGGGGGGAAGTAATTGCTTCTCAGGGAACAACTGCTTAAAATTAGAAATCGGCTGACGCAAATTTTTACTCCGGATAACCTGCTAATTCATTTACTACAAGGTTCTTCCCTGCTGGAAAAACTGGAACGCATGATGTCCAGCGGTTCTCAGATCATTGTCCTTTATGTAGATATTGCTGATTTTCATCAGGTCGTACAAATACATGGGGAGGCCCTAGCCAGGCAGGTGTTGAATTTACTGCGCTCCGCTTTAAATCATAAGGCAGCAGAATTTTTGAATTGTACCGGAGAAAAGGCGGTGGAAAATCTCTGGGGGGATGACTTCCTGATGATCTGTCAGCAAAAAACCCCACTTACCCAACAGCAGGTTAACAAAATATCCACAGTTTTACGGATAGCCTTAGAAGAAAATTTAAAGCCGGAATTACTAAAGCTCACCGGGAACAGCTTGAAACTACACTTAGGCTGTTCCGTCATTAAAGGCAGCTGCCGTGAAAATCATAAGCAGGCTCTTTATAATGCGTTAAAAGAAGCCCAAAAGGTAGCTAGGGGCACCTGGAGTCAACAAACGTTGCAACTGCGGGAAGAATTTAGCGAGCTGTTAACTGCCAAATCATTTAACATCCTCTACCAACCTATCGTATCTTTACAAAGCGGTGAAATACTGGGGTGGGAAGCCTTAACCCGGGGTCCATCGGGTAGCTATTTTTTCTCTCCCTCGGTCATATTTAATTTTGCTGAGGAAGTCGGCCTCTTATTTCCATTGGAAAAGGTATGCCGGGAACTGGCGATA from Desulfotomaculum nigrificans DSM 574 harbors:
- a CDS encoding EAL domain-containing protein — translated: MLLREQLLKIRNRLTQIFTPDNLLIHLLQGSSLLEKLERMMSSGSQIIVLYVDIADFHQVVQIHGEALARQVLNLLRSALNHKAAEFLNCTGEKAVENLWGDDFLMICQQKTPLTQQQVNKISTVLRIALEENLKPELLKLTGNSLKLHLGCSVIKGSCRENHKQALYNALKEAQKVARGTWSQQTLQLREEFSELLTAKSFNILYQPIVSLQSGEILGWEALTRGPSGSYFFSPSVIFNFAEEVGLLFPLEKVCRELAIKNFGQGKSNQKLFLNIHPYTVNDPNFVKGETRKLLADSSLSANNLVFEITERQSIHDFNQFNKTLSHYRSQGYQVAVDDAGAGFSSLQAIAEVRPEYIKIDSSLVRGINTNRVKQALLETFVTFTEKIGCSIIAEGIETEAELTALCSIGVHYGQGYFLARPSFPKPAVSSKSLNKITSLSCCNPADVWQKAFPIGKISEPAVQVD